One window of Candidatus Woesearchaeota archaeon genomic DNA carries:
- a CDS encoding ArsR family transcriptional regulator, translating to MVKLKQKITIVHIQKPRLQSLNDDLQWLGMSLGLFNLRDKDKSCFRIFIELLKSMRTYQALSSDELAERIGLSRGTVVHHLRKLEDAGLVVRDRNKYHLRDSNLKEVIEQLEKDLLRTLGELKRVAKTVDDELGLTENRETRTVL from the coding sequence ATGGTCAAACTCAAACAAAAGATCACCATTGTGCATATCCAAAAACCTCGCTTGCAGTCCCTAAATGATGACTTGCAATGGCTTGGAATGTCACTAGGTCTTTTCAACTTACGGGATAAAGATAAGTCTTGTTTTAGAATATTTATAGAATTACTTAAATCCATGCGCACCTATCAGGCACTTAGCTCAGATGAACTTGCAGAAAGAATAGGTCTTTCAAGGGGAACGGTAGTACACCACTTGCGCAAATTAGAAGACGCAGGACTTGTAGTACGTGATCGAAATAAATACCATCTTCGTGACTCCAACCTCAAAGAAGTTATCGAACAACTAGAAAAAGACCTCTTGCGAACCCTCGGAGAGCTCAAACGAGTTGCCAAAACGGTTGATGATGAATTAGGCCTAACAGAGAACAGAGAGACGAGGACGGTTTTATGA
- a CDS encoding DUF1385 domain-containing protein, protein MTDYAGGQAIIEGVMMKYGNKVAYAVRKPSKKISIKKETLRKWSIDYPFVKWPFFRGIITLIDTLVLGIKALNWSANESTDEEDEKLSTAQIFWTLFISFLFSAVLFIIIPLWLTHLTQTQGILFNVIDGVLRVGIFILYILIISRLDDVKRIFEYHGAEHKTINAYEKGLKLTVANVKKQTTLHKRCGTTFIIIVLFVSIIVFSFITWEGFWAKLLGRILLIPVIAGIAYELLRLGAKKDNVLLKVFTIPGFWVQRLTTREPDKEQIEVAIKSLKAVL, encoded by the coding sequence ATGACTGACTACGCAGGCGGCCAAGCAATCATAGAGGGAGTTATGATGAAATACGGCAACAAGGTAGCTTATGCCGTACGAAAACCCTCAAAAAAAATATCCATCAAAAAAGAAACACTTCGCAAATGGTCCATAGATTATCCCTTTGTTAAATGGCCATTTTTTCGTGGAATAATTACGCTCATTGATACACTTGTTCTAGGAATAAAAGCACTCAACTGGAGCGCAAATGAAAGCACCGATGAAGAAGACGAAAAACTGAGTACAGCTCAAATTTTCTGGACTCTGTTCATCTCTTTTCTTTTCTCCGCAGTACTCTTTATCATCATACCTTTGTGGCTTACCCACCTGACTCAAACTCAAGGAATTCTCTTCAATGTTATTGACGGAGTACTGCGTGTTGGCATTTTCATACTCTACATACTCATTATCAGCAGGCTTGATGATGTCAAACGTATTTTTGAATATCACGGAGCAGAACACAAAACAATCAACGCATATGAGAAAGGACTCAAACTTACCGTTGCGAACGTTAAAAAACAAACAACACTACACAAACGTTGCGGAACCACTTTCATCATCATTGTACTCTTCGTCTCCATCATAGTCTTTTCCTTCATCACCTGGGAAGGGTTTTGGGCAAAGCTCCTGGGACGCATCCTGCTCATACCAGTTATTGCAGGTATTGCCTATGAACTTCTGCGCCTTGGAGCAAAAAAAGATAACGTGCTACTCAAAGTATTCACAATTCCCGGTTTCTGGGTACAAAGACTCACCACACGAGAACCTGATAAAGAACAAATAGAAGTTGCTATTAAAAGCCTAAAAGCAGTCCTTTGA
- a CDS encoding nucleotide exchange factor GrpE: protein MTKKETQERKTEEKNELSEEAKNKEQRENTEKNQEQKASREEELLQDLKRVQADYENYRKRVERDKEEFTKFATKRLVISLIDVLDNFALSLEHKDNHEEFVKGIEMVYAQLLGKLEDEGLKQIPVKEGDPFNPYEHEALMTEHSDKEKDTITKVIQKGYTIHSQIARHAKVIVSKGPEE from the coding sequence ATGACTAAAAAAGAAACTCAAGAAAGAAAAACTGAAGAGAAGAATGAACTATCAGAAGAGGCAAAGAACAAAGAACAACGAGAAAACACAGAGAAAAACCAAGAGCAAAAAGCCTCTCGCGAAGAAGAACTCTTACAAGATCTTAAACGCGTGCAAGCAGACTATGAAAACTATCGCAAACGTGTAGAACGCGATAAAGAAGAATTTACCAAATTCGCAACCAAAAGACTCGTCATTTCTCTCATTGACGTGCTTGACAACTTTGCATTAAGCCTTGAGCACAAAGACAATCACGAAGAATTTGTCAAAGGAATAGAAATGGTTTACGCTCAGCTTCTAGGAAAACTTGAAGACGAAGGACTCAAACAAATACCTGTCAAAGAAGGAGATCCCTTCAACCCCTACGAACATGAAGCACTCATGACAGAACACTCAGACAAAGAAAAAGACACCATCACAAAAGTGATCCAAAAAGGATACACCATACATTCTCAAATTGCAAGACACGCAAAAGTAATAGTAAGTAAAGGACCGGAGGAATGA
- the dnaK gene encoding molecular chaperone DnaK: MTQEKILGIDLGTTFSAMAIMEGGKPTIIANAEGTRTTPSVVMIKDSERVVGQIARNQAMTNPEHVIRSIKRYMGSDHKVTVDGKEYTPQEISAMILQKLKADAESYLGQPIKKAVITVPAYFTDAQRQATKDAGKIAGLEVLRIINEPTAAALAYGLDKQDKAHTILVFDFGGGTFDVSILELGDGVFEVKATSGNNHLGGDDVDDAIIDWAAEEFKKQYGIDLREDRTAHQRLKDAAEKAKIELSTKTSTKLNIPYITADASGPKHLDLDLNRAKFEQLIEGILKKLEEPTKQALKDAGLESVDKIIFVGGSTRIPAVQELVKKITGKEGDKSVNPDEAVALGAAIQAGVLAGEVKDVLLLDVTPLSLGIETLGGVMTKVIERNTTIPVKKSQIFSTAADNQSAVTIHVLQGERSMAADNKTLGTFDLVGIPPAPRGVPQIEVTFDIDANGILNVSAKDLGTGKEQKVVIKSTTNLSEEEIERMQKEAEANAEADKQKREEIEVLNEADALIYSSEKSLSEMKGKVDEKKIKPLEEGIAELKKLMESDKKDVPAIKKKLEELNKLAQDAATELYQKAAQEQQQSSKEQKDAKDENVVDADFEEKK; the protein is encoded by the coding sequence ATGACACAAGAAAAAATTTTAGGAATCGATCTCGGAACGACATTCTCAGCAATGGCAATCATGGAAGGTGGAAAACCCACCATCATAGCAAACGCAGAAGGAACACGAACAACCCCTTCTGTGGTTATGATTAAAGACTCTGAGAGAGTCGTTGGACAAATTGCGCGAAACCAGGCAATGACCAACCCAGAACACGTGATCAGATCCATTAAACGATACATGGGCTCAGATCACAAAGTAACCGTAGATGGAAAAGAATATACTCCGCAAGAAATCTCAGCCATGATTCTGCAGAAGCTCAAAGCTGATGCAGAAAGCTACTTGGGACAACCCATAAAAAAAGCAGTAATCACCGTTCCTGCGTACTTCACAGATGCACAAAGACAAGCAACAAAGGATGCAGGAAAAATCGCAGGCCTTGAAGTATTAAGAATCATCAACGAGCCAACAGCAGCCGCACTTGCATACGGCCTTGATAAACAAGATAAAGCACACACTATTTTAGTCTTTGACTTTGGTGGAGGAACTTTTGACGTTTCAATTCTTGAATTAGGTGATGGCGTCTTTGAGGTTAAGGCAACGTCAGGAAACAACCACCTTGGAGGTGATGACGTCGATGATGCAATTATTGATTGGGCAGCAGAAGAATTCAAAAAGCAATACGGCATTGATCTCAGAGAAGACAGAACAGCACATCAACGTCTCAAAGACGCTGCGGAAAAAGCCAAAATAGAGCTTTCCACAAAAACCAGCACCAAGCTTAACATCCCTTACATTACAGCAGACGCGTCAGGACCAAAACACTTAGATCTTGACCTTAATCGCGCAAAGTTCGAACAACTTATCGAAGGCATTCTTAAAAAGCTTGAAGAGCCAACCAAACAAGCTCTCAAAGACGCAGGTCTTGAGAGCGTTGATAAAATCATCTTCGTTGGAGGATCAACAAGAATCCCTGCAGTACAAGAGCTTGTAAAGAAAATCACAGGAAAAGAAGGGGATAAATCAGTCAACCCAGATGAAGCAGTTGCACTTGGCGCTGCAATTCAAGCTGGAGTTCTTGCAGGAGAAGTAAAGGATGTTCTTCTTCTTGACGTTACCCCTCTTAGTCTTGGTATTGAAACCCTTGGAGGAGTGATGACAAAGGTCATTGAGCGCAACACCACCATCCCTGTTAAGAAATCCCAGATTTTCAGCACTGCAGCAGATAATCAATCTGCAGTAACAATACACGTTCTACAAGGAGAGCGTTCAATGGCAGCAGACAACAAAACACTTGGAACGTTTGACCTTGTGGGAATTCCCCCCGCTCCAAGAGGGGTTCCACAAATCGAAGTCACCTTCGATATTGATGCAAACGGAATCCTCAATGTTTCAGCAAAAGACCTGGGAACTGGAAAAGAGCAAAAAGTGGTTATCAAATCAACCACCAACCTCTCGGAAGAAGAAATTGAGAGGATGCAAAAAGAAGCAGAAGCAAATGCAGAAGCAGATAAGCAGAAGAGAGAAGAGATTGAAGTACTCAACGAAGCTGATGCACTCATCTACTCTTCTGAAAAGTCTTTAAGCGAGATGAAGGGTAAAGTAGATGAGAAAAAAATCAAACCACTTGAAGAAGGAATTGCAGAACTCAAGAAATTAATGGAATCTGACAAGAAAGATGTTCCAGCAATTAAGAAAAAACTTGAGGAACTCAACAAACTTGCTCAAGATGCTGCAACAGAGTTATACCAAAAAGCAGCCCAAGAACAACAGCAAAGCAGTAAAGAGCAAAAGGATGCTAAAGATGAGAACGTAGTGGATGCGGATTTTGAAGAG